ttttagtCACCCAAAATTCATAGGATTTTTTTCAACAGTTACATACCTAATATAAACCAAAATGTCTACAAGAGGCTGTGTTAACAACCGCATTGATGTAAATTCATAAGCGTTAGACAGGATGcaaattgtataaaaagttaacatcattataataataagttaaatatatacctaacatGGATACGCCAAGCGAaaaccaaaacaacaaaaacaaatatcagTATGTAAATGTCCCAGATAAATGGTTAAAACAGTCATTCAATCAAACAGCCAGGATAGTCAAAGCGGCGAGCGCGCGAGTTGTGCACTGCTTCAATAAGGGCGCTTTCAACTTATGCGTTTCTTGACGGCCTGCTGCGGTGCCGAAGCGGTGCGGCAACTGTTGAAACGCTTAAGTTGAAAGCCCTTAAAGTATAAAGCTAGACGATTGATTTAACAGCTGCTTCAACCAGTTTCCTATCACAATGACAATAACATAAAATGCACAATAGACTAGAACAACAAAAGCATGTAGTAAAGACGCTTtcccaaaattataaatatgataaatatatcattcataaaacgtaaaatacattaatttgtgCTTAAATTTATGCTGCAGAAAATTAGAAAACAACTTCATTGCAGATTTAggaaaaaatactttgatttGACATGACAATGAATGAAcgatataaaacaatttctgcTGACTTTCATAATAATTCAAATACTCAATTCGTGGACTAACATTACAATTTTTCTAAACAAATCAGACAAGGTATATTCGAGATAGTTCCAATAATCATAACTTCATAAGtaatgcataaaaatatttttatcaaatataaaataccataagcaaaatataaattttacacTTATTCTTTTAGGATTAGTGTGTTTATCgtgattcaaaatcaaaagtatAAACACGCATGCAAATATTTAAGTGGCGTCGTGATACCGTCATTCATTAATAATAAGTTTCCATTTAAgtctttattatgtattaaagacAAGGAACTCTTGTGGCATTAACACGTTATTCAAAACTTATGCACAGCTCAAATTCTTTTAACTTAAATTCTCTGGGAAAGAATACATTACAATAGCTATGTAAATAGCTTTTGCATTCGATTTGAGTATGACGACTTGTGCGTACTCAGTACCTAGTATTAACTTCACGGCGCCACcagcttaaaataattgttagtataaaaatacaaaattagagattcttaaaactataaaacacataaaaaataacaagtaaTAGGTAAtccaaaagtaaatatttatccaaaaaataaaaacgtaatcaaaatatagttttgtaaaatgttacTTCATACGTTGACAGTAGAGCTCTTCAAACGTGTGATGAACAAGCTTTCTCATTTTAGAGCATGCCTGGACGGTCACTCTCCTGGTTACCAGACTTCTCAAAGAACATAAAATCCtgaaatacaaatacatttaacATCAATTTTCTTTATCACAATGACCTTTGGAAACTATTTTATTCTTCGAAATATTGTTGCAGTACTTTCGAAGCCTAAAAAACAAAGCCGCCGCCGCCGAAAAGCCGAAAtacatcattttttttctctttacaaTACGTGTGGTGCCGTTGACATCAGGACAGGCTGAGGATGACACTACAAGAAAGGTTCAGAGTTGATCTTATCATGGAGACAATAGAATTGTTCAAGCTTCCTTATGTTcccgtttattttatttgaattgatgAGATGTATAGGCTGAGATGGACTATCCATGACTCAATAACCTTTTTTTATACTTTGATGATCTGATTCTTATTaatccttacaaaataaaaaataatattcttacaaTGAGGAAACATGCTCCAAGAAGGACTGCCTTTATTTTCACATCCAGATCCATTGGGAAGGTTATTCCAAAATAATCTGAATCGGTAAAAGCTTCACGCGCTAATCCTGACCACTGCTTCGTAATCTTGCCAACTTTGGTTTCACCATCCTTGGAGTATACCtgaaatcaaattatatttttttacattatcatCTGATAATAGAACTATAATTATGAGACGCGATTTAGCGAGAGATAGGCAATCCAAAAAGCACTCACGTGAAACTCGACATCTCCACAAATCGAAAAAGTGCAGATAGGCCCTTTTATTCTAAGAACAACATCACCAGCTGCATTTTTGATGCTGTAACAGGGTTTACATATAGACCATTCTTGCTCAATTGAGCCGATGACAGTGCCCGGTGGAGCTGAAACCTCCATGCTTTGCAGCCAGCATGGGCACCAGCAAGAGTCACACGCCAATGGACGATTTAAATGGATCACCTGTGAAACCGCAAGTAATTAAATGAACATGCAATATGTTCTAAAATTTGAACTTCCATGAAAAGTGAATAGGTACCTAGAGATAACGAAACATCCTCCGATTCTGAGTACCCAACCAGTTAAGTAATAAGATATAATTTAGCTGATtatcctccccactcagagacatttaatgattacttaagtcactccttagtgatggaatgtcatacaaatccttcactaaggaatggtttaagtaaccattaaatgtctctgagtatGTCAGGTGAGACTATATTTTCAGCAATCCCTACCTCATTTACACTAAACTACAGACAATAGCatatgtaaaatttatttaatagattttcaaccttatcacaatagtggaagggtAATGCTCCATTGGTAATGAGTCATTACTAATGACAGATAGTGACAGATTCAGTAGTTGGCCTGGTGGcatctgtacctacctacaattttaTGCATAAActgtgaaaaaatataagattaaatttgtattttttttttgccattgTGGTAAAAATAAGTTACATAGCATGACACAATGTCGTTTTATCGCTAAAAATTATCACAGCACAGACAACTAGTAGGTATGTTAATATTCTTTTGTCACATGATTTAAAATACAAGCCCACATAGCCCACTCCCATCATAGCACAGAATTTGATGAACTCAATAGTGCTCAAGGACGTTTCTAttcattgtaattaaaattactcaCAGACAAAAATTTTTTGCAAGCTTACTTTGAAAGTATCCTgcttttaaatcaaattatttacagTCTTACTAGATACAACCATCAAACTAAACAACATggttaaaagtaattaatattgaagTTACCTCATTTCTGAAGTTATCCATAATTTTCATATCAAATGGTCTCATGGGCCCACAGCACATTCTAGTGCAGCAATCATTGTCTTCAACAGCATAGTACACTTTTTGCCCAACACTATTTTTTACAGTGTACTTGTTATTGGTTTCAAAACCAACAAAGGCCTCCAATAGTTCCACTTTTTGATGTACCAGTAACCCATCAATCATAGAAAGGTATTCCAATCCTGGTGGACAATTGGTGAGCCCTTGTGGAACACTCATCCACCCACCTGAAAAAACAAATTCTTATAATATATTTCCATAATAAAAGAATTAagtagtaatttaaaattaatttgatattctTAA
The window above is part of the Helicoverpa armigera isolate CAAS_96S chromosome 3, ASM3070526v1, whole genome shotgun sequence genome. Proteins encoded here:
- the LOC110374070 gene encoding phospholipid scramblase 1 isoform X2, which translates into the protein MKSFCQMKRKGGWMSVPQGLTNCPPGLEYLSMIDGLLVHQKVELLEAFVGFETNNKYTVKNSVGQKVYYAVEDNDCCTRMCCGPMRPFDMKIMDNFRNEVIHLNRPLACDSCWCPCWLQSMEVSAPPGTVIGSIEQEWSICKPCYSIKNAAGDVVLRIKGPICTFSICGDVEFHVYSKDGETKVGKITKQWSGLAREAFTDSDYFGITFPMDLDVKIKAVLLGACFLIDFMFFEKSGNQESDRPGML
- the LOC110374070 gene encoding phospholipid scramblase 1 isoform X3, with the translated sequence MSVPQGLTNCPPGLEYLSMIDGLLVHQKVELLEAFVGFETNNKYTVKNSVGQKVYYAVEDNDCCTRMCCGPMRPFDMKIMDNFRNEVIHLNRPLACDSCWCPCWLQSMEVSAPPGTVIGSIEQEWSICKPCYSIKNAAGDVVLRIKGPICTFSICGDVEFHVYSKDGETKVGKITKQWSGLAREAFTDSDYFGITFPMDLDVKIKAVLLGACFLIDFMFFEKSGNQESDRPGML
- the LOC110374070 gene encoding phospholipid scramblase 2 isoform X1 translates to MSHKPTPYSPNFPQSQGYAPPPEGKAESYPMNPQGGYPGPPPGPQLPPGAQPLPGMQPGFQPGFQPGFQPGFAPGYPHPQPGYPQPGYPQPGYGPVVQQPGPQVPPGGWMSVPQGLTNCPPGLEYLSMIDGLLVHQKVELLEAFVGFETNNKYTVKNSVGQKVYYAVEDNDCCTRMCCGPMRPFDMKIMDNFRNEVIHLNRPLACDSCWCPCWLQSMEVSAPPGTVIGSIEQEWSICKPCYSIKNAAGDVVLRIKGPICTFSICGDVEFHVYSKDGETKVGKITKQWSGLAREAFTDSDYFGITFPMDLDVKIKAVLLGACFLIDFMFFEKSGNQESDRPGML